In the Desulfitobacterium hafniense DCB-2 genome, ATCCTTCCTTGGCAAGAATGCCTTGCAGTTGTTTGAAAATCATCTCTACTCCTTGGGAAAAGGACTTCATATCTTGAGTGGTCTTGGAAGCTTCCACTGCCCGTTCAAAATTGTCCAATACAGGCAGCAACCCTTCTACAACACGCTCTGAGGCATATTTGGCGAAATCCTCCTTCTCCTTTTGGGTCCGTTTGCGATAGTTGTCAAACTCAGCCTGCAAGCGCTGGAGATGAGTATAGTATTCCTCTGCCTGGTTCTTGGTCTGGTCAAGTTCTGCCTGAAGAGTGAGTATTTTTTCTTCTAAAGAAACATCCTGCTCCGGAGAAGATTCATTCCCCACTTCTTCCTCTTGGACAGCTTCGCTAAGGATTTCTTCAACAGTATCGGTCAAATTTTCCTTTGACTCTTGAGTATTTTTAGTTTCCCATTCGGTCTGACCCGATGGGGGGGTTTTCCCGCCCCAGTTCACCATTATTGAAACCACCTCTCCTAATTCCTTCGTCGCACAGTAAGCAGCTCTGTGAGCGTTCTTGTCATGTAATCCACCATGGCCATAGCCTTCCCATAATCCATACGGGTAGGTCCAATCAAGCCGATCGTTCCCAAAGGCTCTCCATCAATCCAATAGGTCCCGGTAATAATACTGCAGTCCCGAAGTTCCTTCAGTTTATTTTCCCCACCGATAGTCACTGCCAAACCTTCTTTCTGAGGATGCAATACTTTGATGATTTGGGCTCCCTCTTCGAAAATCTGGAAGAGGTTTCTGATCTTTTCTACATCCCGGAATTCAGGTTGGTTCAACATGTTCAGAGTTCCACCCAGGTAGACTTTACTGGACTCTTCAGGGCTATTGCTCAGAACGGCGGAAAGAAGCTCTAAGGCATTGTCAATCAGGAAGCGTTGACGAGTCAGTTCGCTGTATATCTCATGAAGCATATCCCGTTTCACTTCTTCCATAGAATGCCCACGCATCTTATGGTTAAATACGTTGGCAATTCTCTGAAGCTCCTCGGCTGTTACATTTTCCCCAATCTCGACAATCTGATTCTCCACCACGCCATTTTCCTTGACGACCACCATGATGGCTTTGCCGGGTTCATAAGGCAGGAAGTGCATCTGATTAAAGGCGCTCTTTCCCTTGTCCGGCCCGATGACGATACTGGTCAAATGGGTGAGTTCAGAAAGGAGCTTGCTGGAATGGGCAATGACCGTCTGAATCTCCGCAATTCTTTTCGTGGTCTCTTTTTCAATAACATCCTTGACATCATCGGCAATACTGGATTTCTCCAGGAGACAGTCCACATAATACCGATAACCCGCATCCGAGGGAATGCGGCCTGCTGAAGTATGGGGCTGCTCAATAAGACCCAACTCTTCCATATCGGACATTTCGTTACGAATGGTGGCCGGCGAGATGCCTAAATCAAATTTCCGGGCGATGGTTCGTGAACCGACAGGCTCAGCAGTACTGATATAATCCTGTACGATAGCCCGCAGGATCTTCTTTTTTCGCTCGTCCATCTGCATACACATAACCGCCTTTCCACCCTCGTTTTCCTCTTGTTAGCACTCGACCTTAATGAGTGCTAACGATTTATGATATTATAGTACCTCTCACTATTTATATTGTCAAGTAGCAGACAAGGTAAAAAAATGGTTTGGACGGCATTATCTTCTTCAGCTTTTTGGATGGAATTTCACGGGTAAAATTTCGATAGCCGGAGAAATTGAATTTAAATTCAATTTCTCCAGCTATCGGAACAAAAGAGATTGTGCACTTCCCGAGGAATCGGGTTCAGCAAGGTGGGAATCTTCACCCCCCTAATACTCCTTTAATGATCAGCCTGTGAGTCGGGTTGATCATGGGGTGACAGGTAATGAGGGTTATTTCGCTGATATCCTTATTGCTGTTAAGAACGTAGGTTTCCGTGGGGTCAACATATAATTTTTGGGTTACGGTGTAGGTATAGGTAGTCTTCCCATCGGTTACTTCCAGCCGGTCTCCCGGATTGACTTCCTCCAGCCTGTTGAATTGCCGGCCATAAGTATGGCTTCGATGACCGGCTATGGCGTAATTGCCCGGCTCACCCATGTTCCCGGTGTTCTCCATATGAGCTACCGATAGATCCAGGTTTGCTTCGGTTACACCTTTGAGGATGGGCAGCTCAAGGCCGATCTTCTCGATCTTGAGCATTCCTTCCATCGTGTCGTGTATATAATCTTGTCTGTCTTTTTCTTCCGGAGTGATGAACTCTTCCGGCAAATCACCCGGCGACTCTTTCGCCGGGCTGCTTTCTTCAGCATCCTGATCAGGGGCCGGGTCAGCGGCTCGTTCTCCTTGATCCACAGCGGCAAGGGCTGCTTGCCATTCGCTGACCAGCTTTTTCTGCAGATAGGTGCTGTGCATTTCCGCTGCCTTGGGATAGGCCAGCAGAGTGAGTCCTGCCACGATGAAGATGATGGAGCTAATTTTCTTCGACATTTTTCTACCTGCCTAAAATTTTGTAGAAAGAGGCAGAGTCTCTGCTCTGCCTCTTAACCGTCTATGCCGTTCTTCTTCTCCCTAAGTAAAGTCCCAGAGCGATGAACAGCATTCCCAAAGTGTAATATCCTGAATTGCCGTTTTCACCGGTCTTCGGCAAGGTCCCTTTGCCGTCCGCCGGGGTTTCTCCTGTACCTTGATTACCCCCTG is a window encoding:
- the grpE gene encoding nucleotide exchange factor GrpE, which codes for MVNWGGKTPPSGQTEWETKNTQESKENLTDTVEEILSEAVQEEEVGNESSPEQDVSLEEKILTLQAELDQTKNQAEEYYTHLQRLQAEFDNYRKRTQKEKEDFAKYASERVVEGLLPVLDNFERAVEASKTTQDMKSFSQGVEMIFKQLQGILAKEGLAAIEAVGQPFDPNLHEAVLQVDSEDYPESTVVEELQKGYYLKEKVIRPSMVKVSR
- the hrcA gene encoding heat-inducible transcriptional repressor HrcA, producing MQMDERKKKILRAIVQDYISTAEPVGSRTIARKFDLGISPATIRNEMSDMEELGLIEQPHTSAGRIPSDAGYRYYVDCLLEKSSIADDVKDVIEKETTKRIAEIQTVIAHSSKLLSELTHLTSIVIGPDKGKSAFNQMHFLPYEPGKAIMVVVKENGVVENQIVEIGENVTAEELQRIANVFNHKMRGHSMEEVKRDMLHEIYSELTRQRFLIDNALELLSAVLSNSPEESSKVYLGGTLNMLNQPEFRDVEKIRNLFQIFEEGAQIIKVLHPQKEGLAVTIGGENKLKELRDCSIITGTYWIDGEPLGTIGLIGPTRMDYGKAMAMVDYMTRTLTELLTVRRRN
- a CDS encoding class D sortase, coding for MSKKISSIIFIVAGLTLLAYPKAAEMHSTYLQKKLVSEWQAALAAVDQGERAADPAPDQDAEESSPAKESPGDLPEEFITPEEKDRQDYIHDTMEGMLKIEKIGLELPILKGVTEANLDLSVAHMENTGNMGEPGNYAIAGHRSHTYGRQFNRLEEVNPGDRLEVTDGKTTYTYTVTQKLYVDPTETYVLNSNKDISEITLITCHPMINPTHRLIIKGVLGG